The following proteins are co-located in the Candidatus Accumulibacter cognatus genome:
- a CDS encoding cytochrome c5 family protein, protein MNSSRLLKWAALAASAGAMLSFSASAQHREQTGKEVVVAVCASCHAKGDNGAPRIGDEQAWAKRSSQGLTALTAHALQGIRKMPAHGGNAGLSDIEIQRAITYMVNQSGGHWVEPLAGSAQGTVRSSEQIVQSQCAKCHKEGLDGAPRIGDRAAWIPRMQKGLDTLVRAAVHGHGPMPARGGVADLSDLEIQGAIVYMFNYGVVTLPSPPPQAPVAVSPYRRVVDGTDIYLGIVGSEAMSADPRQRNVPGGKGYYHVNISLFDSATRLAITDAQVKVTVADPLSADTKTLDVISANDTVSYGGYFRMSGPNPYRITAQVQRPGAATVIKAEFEYKAR, encoded by the coding sequence ATGAACTCATCCAGGCTACTGAAATGGGCGGCGCTTGCCGCCAGTGCCGGTGCGATGCTGTCTTTCTCAGCCAGCGCCCAACATCGCGAACAGACGGGCAAGGAGGTCGTCGTTGCCGTTTGCGCATCCTGCCATGCCAAGGGCGACAATGGCGCCCCACGGATCGGCGATGAGCAGGCCTGGGCGAAACGATCCTCGCAAGGACTAACGGCACTCACCGCTCACGCCTTGCAGGGAATCAGGAAGATGCCGGCGCATGGTGGGAATGCCGGACTGAGCGATATCGAGATCCAGCGTGCCATCACCTACATGGTCAACCAGTCCGGCGGCCACTGGGTTGAACCTCTGGCGGGAAGCGCACAGGGTACGGTACGCAGCAGTGAGCAGATCGTGCAGTCGCAGTGCGCCAAGTGTCATAAGGAGGGTCTCGATGGCGCTCCCAGGATCGGCGATCGCGCCGCCTGGATACCGCGCATGCAGAAAGGTCTGGATACGTTGGTGAGGGCAGCCGTGCACGGACATGGTCCTATGCCGGCGCGCGGCGGTGTCGCCGATCTGAGCGATCTCGAGATCCAGGGCGCCATCGTGTACATGTTCAATTACGGGGTCGTGACGCTTCCGAGCCCGCCGCCGCAGGCACCAGTGGCGGTCAGTCCCTATCGCCGGGTCGTTGACGGCACCGATATTTATCTTGGCATTGTCGGATCGGAGGCGATGTCTGCAGATCCGCGGCAGCGTAACGTGCCAGGCGGCAAGGGTTACTATCATGTGAACATCTCGCTTTTCGATTCTGCCACCCGCTTGGCCATCACGGACGCGCAGGTCAAGGTCACGGTTGCCGATCCGCTCAGCGCGGACACGAAGACCCTCGACGTCATCTCGGCCAACGACACGGTCAGTTACGGGGGATATTTCCGCATGTCGGGCCCGAACCCCTATCGGATCACTGCGCAGGTTCAGCGTCCAGGTGCAGCCACGGTGATCAAGGCGGAGTTCGAGTATAAGGCGCGCTAG
- a CDS encoding IS1182 family transposase, which translates to MSHFIVTDRKTDYLLPPSLDDWLNEDHLARFIVEVIDSLDLSKLTRQYAGRGSKAYHPATLLAILVYGYATGIFSSRRLEQATYDSVAFRYIAAGSHPDHDSLATFRRRFLEELSDLFVQVLEMAREMKLLKLGNVCLDGTKIQANASRHRALSHGHIEKLEAPLKAEVQELFALAEQADQAEVPDGVSLPEEIKRREDRLVAMAAAKAKIAARAEERYQREKAQYDEKRARRKAKEEETGRKWGGRVPKAPEPGVRDSDQINLTDEESRIMPVAGGGFEQAYNAQAAVDPATLLVVAVGVTQAPNDKEQVEPMLATLQAQADGLGSVHGMIADTGFYSEKNIKACEAAGIVPLIAVARDEHHPDWRERHSEPAALPENATPVQAMSHRLKTRAGRALYALRKQTVEPVFGIIKSVMGFRQFSLRGWQKVTGEWTLVCLAWNLKRMAKLRPQ; encoded by the coding sequence ATGTCCCATTTCATCGTCACCGATCGCAAGACCGACTACCTGCTGCCGCCGTCACTCGACGATTGGTTGAACGAGGATCATTTGGCGCGATTCATTGTGGAGGTGATCGACTCGCTTGATTTGTCGAAGCTGACGCGGCAGTACGCTGGACGGGGATCGAAGGCGTACCATCCGGCGACGCTGCTGGCCATTCTGGTCTATGGCTACGCGACGGGTATTTTCTCCAGCCGCAGGCTGGAGCAGGCGACCTACGATTCGGTCGCCTTTCGCTACATTGCCGCCGGCAGCCATCCCGATCACGACAGCCTGGCGACGTTCCGCCGGCGTTTTCTGGAGGAACTGAGCGACTTGTTCGTGCAGGTTCTGGAGATGGCCCGGGAGATGAAGCTGCTGAAACTGGGCAATGTCTGTCTTGACGGCACGAAGATTCAGGCCAACGCCTCCCGCCACCGTGCGCTTTCGCACGGCCACATCGAAAAGCTGGAAGCGCCACTCAAGGCGGAGGTGCAGGAACTGTTCGCGCTGGCCGAACAGGCGGATCAGGCGGAGGTTCCGGACGGCGTCAGCCTGCCGGAAGAAATCAAGCGCCGCGAAGATCGGCTGGTGGCGATGGCGGCGGCCAAGGCGAAGATTGCGGCGCGGGCCGAGGAGCGCTATCAGCGAGAGAAGGCGCAGTACGACGAGAAGAGGGCGCGGCGCAAGGCGAAAGAAGAAGAGACCGGCAGGAAGTGGGGGGGCAGAGTGCCCAAAGCCCCCGAGCCCGGCGTACGGGACAGTGACCAGATCAATCTGACCGACGAAGAATCGCGCATCATGCCGGTGGCCGGTGGCGGCTTCGAGCAGGCGTACAACGCCCAGGCGGCGGTTGATCCCGCGACCCTGCTGGTGGTGGCGGTCGGCGTGACGCAAGCCCCCAACGACAAGGAGCAGGTCGAGCCGATGCTGGCGACGCTCCAGGCGCAGGCCGATGGGCTGGGTTCCGTGCACGGGATGATCGCCGACACGGGCTTCTACAGCGAGAAGAACATCAAGGCGTGCGAGGCGGCCGGCATCGTCCCCTTGATCGCGGTGGCGCGCGACGAGCACCATCCTGACTGGCGGGAGCGGCATAGCGAACCGGCCGCGCTACCGGAGAATGCGACACCCGTGCAGGCCATGTCGCATCGTTTGAAGACCAGAGCGGGGCGAGCGCTCTATGCGTTGCGCAAGCAGACCGTCGAGCCGGTCTTCGGCATCATCAAGTCGGTCATGGGCTTTCGCCAGTTTTCCTTGCGGGGTTGGCAGAAGGTCACCGGGGAATGGACGCTGGTCTGCCTGGCGTGGAATTTGAAGCGCATGGCCAAGTTGCGCCCGCAGTAG
- a CDS encoding IS982 family transposase — protein sequence MDDLTETYCRMDDFYNAFEPQLNARLLTDGKRHRSRKGSLSVPELMTLVVLFHQIRYRQFKSFYLNPVGRYLRSEFPRLPTYQRCVDLLPRCAIALAALFEELTGKCSGVSIADSTPLSVCKNLRISRHRVFQGMAARGKSSTGWFFGFKLHLVINHLGELLGVKLTPGNVDDRKPLCDFADRLFGKRYADKGDIAQWLTPFLKDLGIDFVTKVRKNRKPVALDPFDQAMLRQRSLVETVIDELKNLCQIEHTRLRSPIHFAVNLLAGLIAYGLMPNKPRLPLQDFRRLSPSPKLIPN from the coding sequence ATGGACGATCTGACCGAAACGTATTGCCGGATGGACGACTTTTACAATGCGTTCGAACCTCAACTCAACGCCCGGCTGCTGACCGATGGCAAGCGCCATCGGTCGAGGAAAGGCAGCCTATCCGTGCCGGAGTTGATGACGCTGGTCGTGCTATTCCACCAGATTCGCTACCGACAGTTTAAATCCTTCTATCTGAACCCTGTTGGCCGATACCTGCGTAGCGAGTTTCCCCGACTACCCACCTATCAGCGATGTGTCGATTTGCTGCCACGCTGCGCGATCGCCCTGGCCGCCCTGTTCGAGGAACTCACGGGCAAGTGCTCCGGGGTGTCGATTGCGGATTCGACTCCTCTCTCTGTCTGCAAGAACTTGCGGATTTCTCGCCACCGGGTGTTCCAGGGCATGGCCGCGCGGGGCAAGAGTTCGACCGGCTGGTTTTTCGGTTTCAAACTCCATTTAGTCATCAATCACTTGGGCGAACTGCTCGGCGTCAAGCTGACCCCAGGCAATGTCGATGACCGCAAGCCCTTGTGCGACTTTGCCGATCGCCTCTTTGGCAAGCGGTATGCGGATAAGGGCGATATCGCCCAGTGGCTGACCCCCTTTCTGAAGGATCTCGGCATCGACTTCGTGACCAAGGTCAGGAAAAACAGGAAGCCCGTCGCCCTCGATCCCTTCGACCAGGCGATGCTACGGCAGCGATCCCTCGTGGAAACCGTCATCGACGAACTGAAAAACCTCTGTCAGATCGAGCATACCCGCCTTCGCTCGCCCATCCATTTCGCCGTCAATTTGCTGGCTGGCCTCATCGCCTATGGCCTGATGCCCAACAAGCCCAGACTACCGCTTCAGGACTTCCGCCGGCTCTCGCCGTCTCCCAAACTTATCCCGAACTGA
- a CDS encoding DUF4157 domain-containing protein yields the protein MPLHGRHADFAAPLLRRTACACGGSCPRCADRLQPGLPLSQPGDALEREADRMAERVLRRAVPDVTSATTTATPALPGPAAAEAVGEVLRSPGTPLDGEQRAWMEPRFGHDLTAVRVHTDAVAARSARAVNALAYTAGEHLVFADGQYRPATDSGRALLAHELAHVVQGRAAGLPRLMRSVASWSNCPDGVNSAPDDARLALATVDSRAAEIAANAATLLGAQPPAAETLAAFEARFGLPPEVRGGFLNRLTGRVRPDHDTALGEELQILARRYSLVAGLLAQPIQYICAGDPASIARARVPNCEAFAWSRRGSGSMVLCPGFWDEIADDDSRSAVVLHESVHILWGRNNPPERGEIRDRTASGSGGAYVNAHCYDELAAALMGTGTPRVRCTPPA from the coding sequence GTGCCATTACACGGGCGGCACGCGGACTTCGCCGCGCCATTGCTGCGCAGGACGGCCTGTGCCTGCGGCGGCAGCTGCCCCCGCTGTGCCGATCGCTTACAGCCAGGCCTGCCGCTGAGCCAGCCTGGGGATGCACTGGAGCGCGAAGCCGACCGAATGGCGGAGCGCGTCCTGCGCCGCGCCGTTCCGGACGTAACGAGTGCGACGACTACAGCGACACCGGCGCTGCCTGGGCCGGCTGCTGCTGAGGCTGTCGGGGAGGTTCTACGCTCGCCCGGCACTCCGCTGGACGGTGAGCAGCGAGCCTGGATGGAGCCGCGCTTTGGCCACGACCTGACCGCAGTGCGGGTGCACACGGATGCGGTCGCCGCGCGCTCGGCACGCGCCGTCAACGCGCTGGCGTACACTGCGGGAGAGCACCTGGTGTTCGCCGACGGTCAGTATCGCCCGGCCACTGACTCGGGGCGCGCCTTGCTCGCGCACGAGCTGGCGCACGTGGTTCAGGGCCGCGCGGCGGGTTTGCCGCGCCTGATGCGCAGCGTCGCCAGTTGGTCGAATTGCCCGGATGGGGTCAACAGCGCTCCGGACGACGCACGCCTGGCGCTGGCCACGGTCGATTCCCGAGCCGCCGAGATCGCCGCCAACGCCGCCACGCTGCTCGGCGCGCAGCCGCCGGCGGCAGAGACACTGGCCGCCTTCGAAGCGCGCTTTGGGCTGCCGCCCGAAGTGCGCGGTGGTTTCCTGAACCGGCTCACCGGCCGCGTGCGGCCCGACCACGACACCGCGCTCGGCGAAGAGCTGCAAATTCTTGCTCGCCGTTATTCGCTGGTCGCGGGACTGCTGGCGCAGCCGATCCAGTACATCTGCGCCGGTGACCCGGCTTCGATAGCCCGCGCCCGCGTGCCCAACTGCGAGGCGTTCGCCTGGTCGCGTCGTGGCAGCGGCAGTATGGTTCTTTGCCCCGGTTTCTGGGATGAAATCGCCGACGACGACAGTCGCTCGGCCGTCGTCCTGCACGAGTCGGTGCACATCCTTTGGGGCCGCAACAACCCCCCTGAGCGCGGCGAAATCCGCGACCGGACGGCGTCGGGTTCGGGCGGTGCCTACGTGAACGCCCACTGCTACGACGAACTCGCGGCTGCGTTGATGGGCACAGGCACTCCGCGGGTGCGTTGCACGCCGCCGGCTTGA
- a CDS encoding transposase zinc-binding domain-containing protein, giving the protein MRERLLPLDCPTRFPLSAACASARTAVYRRRRPDRTVRYRTVQTHLAIWLELSCDSRQGASGPATVEVEFRSYLECGILNQGFALSRCSDCGNDFLIAWSCQGRGGCPACNTRRMDETATYLADPVFPRLPVR; this is encoded by the coding sequence ATGCGTGAACGGTTATTGCCTCTCGATTGCCCGACCCGTTTCCCCCTATCTGCCGCCTGCGCGTCTGCCCGCACTGCAGTCTATCGCCGTCGCCGGCCCGACCGTACCGTTCGCTATCGCACCGTGCAGACGCACCTCGCCATCTGGCTCGAACTCTCCTGCGATAGCCGCCAGGGCGCTTCCGGCCCCGCCACTGTCGAAGTTGAGTTCCGCAGCTATCTTGAATGCGGGATTCTTAACCAGGGTTTTGCCCTCTCTCGATGTAGCGATTGTGGCAACGATTTCCTCATCGCCTGGTCGTGCCAGGGCCGCGGGGGTTGCCCCGCCTGCAACACCCGGCGAATGGACGAAACCGCTACCTACCTAGCCGACCCCGTTTTTCCGCGACTGCCGGTCCGCTAG
- a CDS encoding transposase has translation MDSWAVEEFGDGLLTKRLIMLASDFADHPTASIPGAYSGWAETQATYRFFNQAGDKKQSLGREDVLAPPHGVLPGPYTSARGGPV, from the coding sequence ATGGATAGCTGGGCGGTGGAAGAATTTGGCGACGGTCTTCTAACCAAGCGACTGATCATGCTGGCGAGCGATTTTGCTGACCACCCCACGGCCAGCATCCCAGGCGCCTACTCGGGTTGGGCCGAGACCCAGGCAACCTATCGTTTTTTCAATCAGGCCGGCGACAAGAAACAATCGCTCGGGAGGGAAGATGTGCTGGCCCCCCCACATGGCGTGCTCCCTGGCCCGTATACGTCAGCACGCGGTGGTCCTGTGTGA
- a CDS encoding transposase: protein MAVVLDNARNPRWLLVKTCADQLKIDWLFLPTHSPNLNLIERLWKFVKKQCLYAKYYPDFHSFSTAIERCLQDTHIIHA from the coding sequence ATGGCGGTCGTACTGGACAACGCCCGCAATCCGCGTTGGTTGTTGGTCAAAACCTGCGCCGACCAATTGAAGATCGATTGGCTCTTTCTGCCGACCCACTCCCCGAATTTGAACCTCATCGAGCGCTTATGGAAGTTCGTCAAGAAACAGTGCCTCTACGCCAAGTACTACCCCGACTTCCATTCCTTCTCTACGGCCATCGAACGCTGCTTGCAAGATACCCACATCATCCACGCCTAG
- a CDS encoding ACT domain-containing protein: MDLIVEQAEVWAATIEDKPGGLAGVLTVLHQAGADLQSVISRRDPEEPGKAVVFVTHLQSDREIAAAAQVGFNVTQTLRSVRLIGPNHPGIVAELTQKLAEAGINLRGFSASVIGPQSIAYVAVDSLQDAKKTAAVLEQV; this comes from the coding sequence ATGGATCTGATCGTAGAGCAGGCGGAAGTTTGGGCCGCCACAATAGAGGATAAACCCGGCGGCTTGGCCGGAGTGTTGACTGTCTTGCATCAGGCAGGGGCGGACTTGCAGTCCGTGATTTCGCGGCGGGATCCGGAAGAACCGGGTAAAGCTGTGGTTTTCGTCACACATCTGCAGAGCGACCGGGAAATCGCCGCGGCCGCGCAGGTGGGTTTCAATGTCACCCAGACGCTCCGCTCGGTACGGCTCATTGGCCCGAACCACCCAGGAATCGTTGCGGAGCTGACGCAGAAGCTCGCGGAGGCGGGTATCAACCTCCGGGGATTCTCCGCCTCGGTAATCGGCCCGCAGTCCATTGCCTACGTGGCCGTAGACTCGCTGCAGGACGCCAAGAAGACCGCAGCAGTCCTGGAACAGGTCTGA
- a CDS encoding transposase, with translation MLTPLELIERLAALIPPPRRHRYRTYGVLAPLAPLRGQVTALAGTVPDGTPAAAATESIAPSAAATARPSRSSEGTEEAPGEEEAIPRRAARYAWALLLARIDEVFPLLRPRCGGEMRIIAFLRRNPRHPEPLGRTDLAAALDARARTSALGQGRRSGWSGGSAG, from the coding sequence ATGCTGACGCCGCTCGAACTGATCGAGCGTCTGGCCGCGCTGATTCCGCCGCCGCGCCGGCATCGGTACCGTACCTACGGGGTGCTGGCACCCCTAGCGCCGCTGCGGGGACAGGTCACTGCGCTCGCGGGCACGGTGCCAGACGGAACGCCGGCGGCAGCCGCGACCGAGTCCATCGCCCCGAGCGCTGCGGCAACCGCCAGGCCAAGCCGGTCGTCCGAGGGAACAGAGGAAGCACCGGGGGAAGAAGAAGCCATCCCCCGTCGCGCCGCCCGCTACGCCTGGGCGCTGCTCCTCGCGCGCATCGATGAGGTCTTTCCGCTCCTCCGCCCACGTTGTGGTGGCGAGATGCGAATCATCGCCTTCCTCAGACGCAACCCGCGACATCCTGAACCCCTTGGGCGAACCGACCTCGCCGCCGCGCTTGATGCCCGCGCGCGGACCAGCGCTCTGGGACAGGGTCGACGCAGCGGTTGGTCAGGAGGATCCGCCGGTTGA
- a CDS encoding OmpA family protein, with the protein MKSKIITTLLASIGLFAAAGSVQAQTANDRVYVIDQRGEVVVSGTGLCWRTGFWTPAAAAKDPAGCKCDKDLLPKEVCEPAVAKAAPGAAAPPASKPSADKITVAADALFDFDKATLRPEGKAKLDEVVAKSKAINLELITATGHTDRFGSDAYNQKLSEKRAAAVKTYLVSKGIAANLVITAGKGKTQPVTKPDQCPGPKSKKTIACLQPDRRVDIEVIGNK; encoded by the coding sequence TTGAAATCGAAAATCATTACTACCCTGCTGGCCTCTATCGGCCTCTTTGCGGCGGCTGGCTCCGTGCAAGCTCAAACCGCCAATGATCGCGTCTACGTGATCGACCAACGCGGTGAAGTCGTGGTCAGCGGTACCGGCCTTTGCTGGCGCACCGGCTTCTGGACCCCGGCTGCGGCCGCCAAGGACCCGGCCGGCTGCAAGTGCGACAAGGATCTGCTGCCGAAGGAAGTCTGCGAACCGGCTGTCGCCAAGGCTGCGCCAGGTGCCGCCGCGCCGCCGGCTAGCAAGCCTTCGGCCGATAAGATCACGGTTGCTGCCGACGCGCTGTTCGACTTCGACAAGGCGACCTTGCGTCCGGAAGGCAAGGCTAAGCTGGATGAAGTGGTCGCAAAGTCCAAGGCGATCAATCTGGAACTGATCACGGCCACCGGCCATACCGACCGTTTCGGTTCCGACGCCTACAACCAGAAACTCTCCGAGAAGCGCGCTGCCGCGGTCAAGACCTACCTGGTCAGCAAGGGGATCGCAGCCAACCTCGTCATCACCGCTGGCAAGGGCAAGACGCAACCGGTCACCAAGCCTGATCAGTGCCCAGGTCCGAAGAGCAAGAAGACCATCGCCTGCCTGCAGCCTGACCGGCGTGTCGATATCGAAGTCATCGGCAACAAGTAA
- a CDS encoding TRZ/ATZ family hydrolase translates to MTMPLPPVDLVIEARWIVPVDPADLVLENHAVVVDHGRIIDLLPQNEVADRFAPRARKRLAQHVLIPGLINLHTHAAMSLLRGLADDLPLMQWLREHVWPAEARHVSAQFVHDGTLLACAEMLRGGITCFNDMYFFPRAAAEAALATGMRAAIGLITVDFPSNYAADADDYLDKGLAVRDQLLEEPLLSFCLAPHAPYTVGERSFARVLTLAEQIELPIHLHLHETAQEIDDSLQRFGVRPIERLGRLGLLSPALIAVHAVHLNGHEIELLAQHGCSVAHCPSSNLKLASGIAPITELSARGVNIGLGTDGAASNNRLDIFQEMRLAALLAKEQSGRADAINAHRVLRMATLGGARALGLDACIGSISRGKAADLCAVRLDDVALVPCYDPVSHLSYVLGREHVSEVWVAGRMRVENGQLVDNNEIGLIKRALLWQNKIRP, encoded by the coding sequence ATGACCATGCCCTTGCCGCCCGTCGACCTCGTCATCGAGGCACGCTGGATCGTTCCCGTCGATCCAGCCGATCTGGTTCTCGAAAACCATGCCGTGGTCGTCGATCACGGCCGCATCATCGACCTCCTCCCGCAGAACGAGGTGGCGGATCGCTTTGCACCACGCGCACGCAAGCGCCTGGCGCAGCACGTGCTGATTCCGGGACTAATCAATTTGCACACCCATGCCGCGATGAGTCTGCTGCGCGGTCTGGCCGATGACCTGCCCCTGATGCAGTGGCTACGGGAGCATGTCTGGCCAGCCGAGGCGAGGCATGTCTCGGCACAGTTTGTCCATGACGGTACGCTGCTGGCCTGCGCCGAGATGCTGCGTGGCGGCATCACCTGTTTCAACGATATGTATTTCTTCCCGAGGGCCGCCGCCGAGGCGGCGCTCGCTACGGGAATGCGCGCCGCGATCGGCCTCATCACCGTCGACTTTCCAAGCAACTATGCGGCGGATGCGGACGATTATCTGGACAAAGGGCTGGCCGTCCGGGACCAGTTGCTGGAGGAACCGCTGCTGTCTTTCTGCCTTGCCCCGCATGCCCCCTACACCGTTGGCGAGCGGAGCTTTGCCAGGGTGCTGACCCTGGCCGAACAGATCGAACTGCCGATTCATCTCCATCTGCATGAAACTGCTCAGGAAATAGACGATAGCCTGCAGCGCTTCGGGGTGCGCCCAATCGAACGTCTCGGCCGCCTCGGTCTTCTCAGTCCGGCCCTGATCGCCGTGCACGCCGTGCACCTGAATGGCCATGAAATCGAACTGCTGGCGCAGCACGGCTGTTCCGTGGCACATTGTCCCAGTTCCAATCTCAAGCTTGCCAGTGGCATTGCTCCGATTACGGAACTGTCCGCCCGGGGCGTCAACATCGGTCTGGGTACAGACGGTGCGGCGAGCAACAACCGCCTCGACATCTTTCAGGAGATGCGTCTGGCTGCCCTGCTCGCCAAGGAACAGAGCGGGCGCGCCGATGCCATCAATGCTCATCGGGTATTGCGCATGGCGACTCTTGGCGGCGCCCGCGCGCTCGGTCTCGACGCCTGTATCGGCTCGATCAGCCGCGGCAAAGCGGCCGACTTATGCGCTGTCAGACTGGACGATGTCGCCCTCGTTCCCTGTTACGATCCGGTTTCACATCTCAGCTACGTGCTAGGCCGTGAGCATGTTTCCGAGGTTTGGGTGGCGGGCCGGATGCGCGTTGAAAACGGGCAACTGGTTGATAACAACGAAATTGGATTGATAAAACGGGCCCTCTTGTGGCAGAATAAAATTCGTCCGTGA
- a CDS encoding OmpA family protein: protein MNRTAKYSMMALLTAATVGFGASLAHAQTSIPLDRVYVIDQRGEVVMSGAGLCWRTGFWTPAAAANDPAGCKCDKDLLPKEVCEPAVAKAAPGAAAPAPGKPAGDKITVAADALFDFDKATLRPEGKAKLDDVVAKSKAIKLEVIIAVGHTDRFGSDAYNQKLSEKRAAAVKAYLVSKGIEANRVYTEGKGKKNPVTKPDQCPGPKSKKTIACLQPDRRVDIELIGTK, encoded by the coding sequence ATGAACAGAACCGCAAAATACTCCATGATGGCCTTGCTCACCGCCGCCACGGTCGGCTTTGGCGCCTCGCTTGCTCATGCACAGACTTCGATTCCCCTGGACCGGGTATACGTCATCGACCAACGCGGTGAAGTCGTGATGAGCGGCGCCGGACTCTGCTGGCGCACCGGTTTCTGGACCCCGGCTGCGGCGGCCAACGATCCGGCGGGTTGCAAGTGCGACAAGGATCTGCTGCCCAAGGAGGTCTGCGAGCCGGCCGTTGCCAAAGCTGCGCCGGGCGCGGCCGCACCGGCGCCAGGCAAGCCCGCGGGCGACAAGATCACGGTTGCCGCCGACGCGCTGTTCGATTTCGACAAGGCGACGCTGCGTCCCGAAGGCAAGGCCAAGCTTGACGACGTGGTCGCCAAGTCCAAGGCCATCAAACTCGAAGTGATCATTGCCGTTGGCCATACCGACCGCTTTGGTTCCGACGCCTATAATCAGAAACTGTCCGAGAAGCGTGCCGCCGCGGTCAAGGCCTATCTGGTCAGCAAGGGCATCGAGGCCAACCGCGTTTACACCGAAGGCAAGGGCAAGAAGAATCCGGTCACCAAGCCAGATCAGTGCCCAGGTCCGAAGAGCAAGAAGACGATTGCTTGCCTGCAGCCTGACCGTCGTGTCGATATCGAACTCATCGGCACCAAGTAA
- the ubiG gene encoding bifunctional 2-polyprenyl-6-hydroxyphenol methylase/3-demethylubiquinol 3-O-methyltransferase UbiG — MINADQSELEKFSQLAHRWWDPGSDFKPLHDINPLRLDWIDDQCPLAGKRVLDVGCGGGLLSEGMCERGAAVTGIDLSEKALSVARLHLLESGQVVEYRKIAAEELAAQECSSYDVVTCLEMLEHVPDPSSTIAACAALVKPGGHVFFSTINRNPKAYLLAVIGAEYVLRMLPRGTHDYARFIKPSELLRWARSVGLDALDLRGMTYNPLTGRYSLGRDCDVNYLLHTVKNV; from the coding sequence ATGATCAACGCCGACCAGAGCGAACTCGAGAAATTCAGCCAGCTTGCGCATCGCTGGTGGGATCCGGGCAGCGATTTCAAGCCCCTGCACGACATCAACCCACTGCGTCTGGATTGGATCGACGACCAGTGCCCACTCGCCGGCAAGCGCGTGCTTGACGTCGGTTGTGGTGGCGGCTTGCTCTCCGAAGGGATGTGCGAAAGAGGTGCGGCAGTGACCGGTATCGATCTTTCGGAGAAGGCGCTGAGCGTGGCCCGCCTGCACCTGCTCGAAAGCGGGCAGGTGGTCGAGTATCGCAAGATCGCGGCCGAAGAACTCGCTGCCCAGGAGTGCAGCAGTTACGACGTTGTCACCTGTCTGGAGATGCTCGAACACGTTCCCGATCCATCCAGCACGATTGCCGCTTGTGCTGCACTGGTCAAGCCTGGCGGGCATGTATTCTTTTCGACCATCAACCGCAATCCGAAGGCCTACCTGTTGGCGGTGATCGGCGCAGAGTATGTCCTGCGCATGCTGCCCAGGGGTACTCACGATTACGCCAGATTCATCAAGCCATCGGAACTTCTGCGCTGGGCCAGGAGTGTTGGTCTCGATGCGCTTGACTTGCGCGGGATGACCTACAATCCCTTGACGGGACGGTATTCTCTCGGCCGTGACTGCGACGTCAATTACTTGCTGCACACTGTGAAGAATGTTTGA
- a CDS encoding transposase, producing MFLSVVAQALRRSCPAAGPDSRIGAVAFIHRFCVLLNPPVHFHCIVIGASLTQTLRERRPFKKAVPPSRSGSTKCRPRSAGVCCAR from the coding sequence ATGTTCCTGAGCGTCGTGGCACAGGCCTTGCGCCGCTCCTGCCCGGCTGCGGGTCCCGATTCCCGGATCGGCGCGGTGGCCTTCATCCATCGCTTTTGCGTGCTGCTCAATCCGCCTGTCCATTTCCACTGCATCGTCATCGGGGCGTCTTTGACGCAGACGCTTCGGGAGCGGCGACCTTTCAAGAAAGCCGTGCCCCCGAGCAGAAGTGGCTCGACGAAGTGCAGGCCAAGGTCCGCCGGCGTCTGCTGCGCGCGCTAA